The following proteins are co-located in the Paludibaculum fermentans genome:
- a CDS encoding type II secretion system protein, with protein sequence MARCTPSGSKSRGFTLIELMIVMAIIAIMVAVAVPMYQKSVIRAKESVLRQNLFTLRTVIDEFTYDKAKAPQSLQDLVQEGYLRQIPADPMTGESEWTTIQEDAVTSVNQTEPGIFDVRSKSDKKSLEGNPYNEW encoded by the coding sequence ATGGCACGATGTACTCCGAGTGGTAGCAAATCCCGCGGCTTCACCCTGATCGAGCTGATGATCGTGATGGCGATCATTGCGATCATGGTGGCCGTTGCGGTGCCGATGTACCAGAAGTCAGTCATCCGCGCCAAGGAGAGTGTCCTGCGGCAGAACCTCTTCACTCTGCGTACTGTGATCGACGAGTTCACCTACGACAAGGCGAAGGCTCCGCAGTCGTTGCAGGACCTGGTGCAGGAGGGCTACCTGCGGCAGATTCCGGCCGATCCGATGACGGGCGAATCGGAGTGGACGACGATCCAGGAAGACGCCGTGACCAGCGTGAATCAAACCGAGCCCGGCATTTTCGACGTACGGTCGAAGTCGGACAAGAAGTCGCTCGAGGGGAATCCTTACAACGAGTGGTGA
- a CDS encoding sugar phosphate isomerase/epimerase family protein, with product MLSRRTFFLSSFASTVAGLRAQNPKLRLGFDTYSMRAWGMKSLQHLDFAAKHGCNAIQISSLDDFESLDPAHLAKVKAKGKELDIAIDAGTGCICPTAKAWKPSFGDPVENLTKALQIAHLVGARSLRCYLGDTVDRYDGKGIEYHMESTIKVFKGARSVALDTGVKIALENHSGDMQAWEAKTVIEESGKDYVAACLDTGNPIWCAEHPEVTMEVLGPLTMTTHIRDTALFEHPRGCAAHWTVCGEGCVDMRRIGELQKQLCPESSLHLEVITGRPPRIVPYLEDSFWKGFPKVRASEFARFVSLVKKGHPLMTPMVIEDAPGPKVPAFQEALKVQQMLDLEKSLEYAKKNMI from the coding sequence ATGCTATCCCGCCGCACTTTCTTCCTCTCTTCCTTTGCCTCGACCGTAGCCGGCCTGCGCGCGCAGAATCCCAAGCTGAGACTCGGCTTCGACACTTACTCGATGCGTGCCTGGGGGATGAAGTCGCTGCAGCACCTCGACTTCGCGGCCAAGCATGGCTGCAACGCCATCCAGATCTCGTCGCTGGATGATTTTGAGTCGCTCGACCCCGCGCACCTGGCCAAGGTGAAGGCCAAGGGTAAGGAGTTGGACATCGCCATTGATGCCGGTACGGGTTGTATTTGCCCCACGGCCAAGGCGTGGAAGCCGTCGTTCGGCGATCCAGTCGAGAACCTGACCAAGGCGCTACAGATTGCCCATCTGGTGGGCGCGCGCAGCCTCCGGTGCTACCTGGGCGATACGGTGGACCGCTACGACGGCAAGGGCATCGAGTACCACATGGAGAGCACGATCAAGGTGTTCAAAGGCGCACGGAGCGTGGCGCTGGATACGGGCGTCAAGATCGCGCTCGAGAACCATTCTGGGGACATGCAGGCGTGGGAGGCGAAGACCGTGATCGAGGAGTCCGGCAAGGATTATGTCGCGGCCTGCCTGGATACCGGGAATCCCATCTGGTGCGCCGAGCACCCGGAGGTCACGATGGAGGTGCTGGGTCCGTTGACGATGACCACGCACATTCGCGATACCGCGCTGTTCGAGCATCCGCGCGGGTGTGCGGCCCACTGGACCGTGTGCGGGGAAGGCTGCGTGGACATGCGCCGCATCGGTGAACTCCAGAAGCAGTTATGCCCGGAATCATCGCTGCATTTAGAGGTAATCACCGGACGCCCGCCGCGCATCGTGCCGTATCTGGAGGACTCGTTCTGGAAGGGCTTCCCGAAGGTGCGCGCGTCGGAGTTTGCGCGGTTTGTGTCGCTGGTGAAGAAGGGCCATCCGCTGATGACGCCGATGGTGATTGAGGATGCTCCGGGGCCGAAGGTGCCGGCATTCCAGGAGGCGCTCAAGGTGCAGCAGATGCTGGATCTGGAGAAGAGCCTGGAGTATGCGAAGAAGAACATGATCTAG
- a CDS encoding PadR family transcriptional regulator, producing the protein MQEPRKSDLLQGTLDMLILKIVQFGPIHGYGIAQRIQQISKEALQVQQGSLYPALHRLENKGLLASDWRASDSGREAKFYTLTPQGRHQLEAETAHWARMSEAVGLILRTVE; encoded by the coding sequence ATGCAGGAACCACGCAAATCCGACCTTCTCCAGGGCACTCTGGACATGCTCATTCTCAAGATTGTCCAGTTCGGGCCCATTCATGGCTATGGGATCGCCCAACGAATCCAGCAGATCTCGAAGGAGGCGCTGCAGGTGCAGCAGGGTTCCCTCTATCCGGCCCTCCATCGGCTGGAGAACAAGGGGCTGCTGGCCTCGGACTGGCGGGCGTCCGATAGCGGACGCGAGGCCAAGTTCTACACCCTGACCCCCCAGGGGCGCCACCAGTTGGAGGCGGAGACCGCGCATTGGGCGCGGATGAGCGAGGCGGTGGGCCTCATTCTGCGGACCGTGGAATAG
- a CDS encoding ABC transporter permease, protein MTWINRLLRHREVERHLDKELRFHFDEMVNELCAKGATRAEALRVARLQFGGMEQVKEDCRDARGTRWVEDLGADLRYATRGLRKSPGFALVAVASLALGIGANTAVFSVLDYLMLQLLPGVQAPRELSALARDGGKEPDLRFSWPLYEKMRARLPAGTSAAAMTPMTTLNLAVGAAPESVRGQLVSGEYFQLFGVKPAVGRVFGPEDSKRLGGHPVAVISHGYWLRRFSGDASVVGRAVTINGAAMTIAGVAQEGFVGPHPGDNAEVWVPLQMQQELHYAQNANMNDADPKKPWPPQRGISWLMVFVRVPGGTSIQPLLDSCSAVLHADNELLGGLDSDPAWREEMRKQRVMAEPAGKGLSDMREAVSAPLSVLMITVGLVLLIACANIANLLLSRAASRRREFAVRLSIGAGRGRLIRQMLTESALLALLGGTAGLLAGVWLKDVLVRMAGSGQTTIGPGLEVPMNWHVLAFTALLCLGAGLLFGLAPALRSTRADLGTDLKSGSRTAGHEGGAHGRRWTLGKLLVVGQVAVCLVLLVGATLFALTLRNLSTVDPGFQREHVLTARIDPRTAGIPAERLPALYQELLRQVEAVPGVRTAALSLYSPLSGAARASGFYIPGLPAAPGESRVMQVNIATPGLFAAYGIQFVQGRGFTPADTEKAPLVAVINQAMAKKYFGGSAALGRQFQEGAATPPFTIVGVVRDVRMNDLREEVTPMAWFPLSQNPDEYLRSLDVRTAGDPEAMASTIRTVVNRAAPALPVRNVTALSRQFESALRQESFVARLTAVFAGIALLLACLGLYGVMAYAVSRRTAELGLRSALGATRGHVLWLVMRETLGMAVVGAVIGLGLTIASMRLAAKLLYGLSPEDPLTLACSALVLIATALFAGYLPARRASRVDPVVALRCE, encoded by the coding sequence ATGACCTGGATCAACCGTCTGTTGCGGCATCGCGAAGTGGAGCGGCACCTGGACAAGGAGCTCCGTTTCCACTTTGACGAGATGGTGAACGAGTTGTGCGCCAAGGGGGCCACGCGGGCTGAGGCGCTGCGCGTGGCGCGGCTGCAGTTTGGCGGTATGGAGCAGGTGAAGGAAGACTGCCGCGACGCTCGCGGGACGCGCTGGGTGGAGGATCTGGGCGCCGACCTGCGGTATGCGACGCGCGGGCTGCGGAAGAGCCCCGGCTTCGCGCTGGTGGCCGTGGCTTCCCTGGCTCTCGGCATTGGCGCCAATACGGCTGTCTTCAGTGTTCTCGATTACCTGATGCTGCAGTTGCTGCCTGGCGTGCAGGCGCCGCGGGAGCTGTCGGCGCTGGCGCGCGATGGCGGCAAGGAGCCGGATCTCCGGTTCTCGTGGCCGTTGTACGAGAAGATGCGGGCGCGGCTGCCGGCGGGCACGAGCGCTGCTGCGATGACGCCCATGACGACTTTGAATCTGGCGGTGGGCGCGGCGCCGGAGTCCGTGCGCGGCCAGTTGGTTTCGGGCGAGTATTTCCAGCTGTTTGGCGTGAAGCCCGCGGTCGGGCGCGTGTTTGGGCCGGAAGACAGCAAGCGGCTGGGCGGGCATCCGGTGGCGGTGATCAGCCATGGCTACTGGCTGCGGCGGTTCTCGGGCGACGCCAGCGTCGTGGGCCGGGCAGTGACCATCAACGGCGCGGCGATGACGATTGCCGGAGTGGCGCAGGAGGGCTTCGTGGGCCCGCATCCCGGAGACAACGCGGAGGTGTGGGTGCCGCTGCAGATGCAGCAGGAGCTGCACTACGCCCAGAACGCGAACATGAACGACGCGGACCCGAAAAAGCCCTGGCCGCCGCAACGCGGCATCAGCTGGCTGATGGTGTTTGTGCGCGTACCCGGCGGGACCTCGATCCAGCCGCTGCTGGACAGCTGCTCGGCGGTGCTGCATGCGGACAACGAACTCCTGGGCGGATTGGACAGTGATCCGGCGTGGCGGGAGGAGATGCGGAAGCAGCGGGTGATGGCCGAGCCGGCGGGCAAGGGTCTTTCCGATATGCGTGAGGCCGTCAGTGCCCCGTTGAGCGTGCTGATGATCACGGTGGGGTTAGTATTGCTGATCGCCTGCGCGAACATTGCCAATCTGCTGCTGTCGCGGGCGGCCAGCCGCCGCCGGGAGTTCGCCGTGCGGTTGTCCATCGGCGCCGGCCGCGGACGGCTCATCCGGCAGATGCTGACGGAGAGCGCACTATTGGCCCTGTTGGGTGGGACGGCAGGCCTCCTCGCCGGTGTCTGGCTGAAGGACGTTCTGGTGCGTATGGCCGGCAGCGGACAGACGACCATCGGACCAGGCCTGGAGGTGCCGATGAACTGGCACGTCCTGGCCTTCACCGCGCTGCTATGCCTGGGGGCGGGCCTGCTGTTCGGACTCGCGCCGGCACTGCGTTCGACGCGCGCCGATCTCGGGACGGACCTGAAATCGGGCTCGCGCACGGCTGGCCATGAGGGCGGCGCCCACGGAAGGCGTTGGACGCTGGGGAAGCTGCTGGTGGTGGGGCAGGTCGCGGTTTGCCTGGTGCTGCTGGTGGGCGCCACATTGTTTGCCCTCACCCTGCGGAACCTCTCCACGGTGGATCCGGGCTTCCAGCGCGAGCATGTACTGACGGCGCGCATCGATCCGCGGACGGCGGGTATTCCGGCGGAGCGGCTGCCCGCGCTCTACCAGGAACTGCTGCGCCAGGTGGAGGCTGTACCCGGGGTCCGGACAGCGGCGTTGTCGTTGTACAGCCCGTTGAGCGGCGCGGCCCGTGCCAGCGGTTTCTACATCCCCGGCCTGCCCGCGGCGCCTGGGGAGTCACGCGTCATGCAGGTGAACATTGCGACCCCGGGGCTGTTTGCCGCCTATGGCATCCAATTTGTACAGGGCCGCGGTTTCACACCGGCCGACACGGAGAAAGCGCCCCTGGTCGCCGTCATCAACCAGGCAATGGCTAAGAAGTACTTCGGCGGCAGCGCCGCCCTGGGCCGCCAGTTCCAGGAGGGGGCGGCCACGCCTCCGTTTACGATTGTCGGCGTCGTGCGTGATGTGCGGATGAACGATCTGCGGGAAGAGGTCACGCCGATGGCCTGGTTCCCGTTGAGCCAGAACCCGGATGAGTACCTGCGAAGCCTGGATGTCCGCACGGCCGGCGATCCGGAGGCAATGGCGTCCACGATCCGGACCGTGGTGAACCGGGCCGCACCGGCGTTGCCCGTGCGCAATGTGACGGCGTTATCGAGGCAGTTTGAGAGCGCGCTGCGCCAGGAGTCGTTCGTGGCGCGGCTGACGGCGGTTTTCGCGGGGATCGCGCTGCTGTTGGCCTGCCTGGGCCTTTATGGAGTGATGGCTTATGCCGTTTCGCGGCGCACTGCGGAACTGGGGCTGCGGTCGGCCTTGGGGGCGACACGGGGTCATGTGCTCTGGCTGGTGATGCGCGAGACGCTGGGCATGGCGGTGGTGGGGGCGGTGATCGGCTTGGGGTTGACGATCGCCTCAATGCGGCTGGCCGCGAAGCTGCTGTACGGGCTTTCGCCCGAGGATCCGCTCACCCTGGCCTGCTCAGCCCTGGTGCTGATTGCGACCGCGCTGTTCGCCGGATACTTGCCGGCGCGCCGTGCGTCGCGAGTGGATCCGGTGGTGGCGCTGCGCTGCGAGTGA
- a CDS encoding serine/threonine-protein kinase: MTPDRWQRLESLFEAALALEPEQRPAFLAHECAEDQELRVEIERMLAADADDGRDLRQVVDSEALRTVAEAGNEPADGRRIGPWLITGVLGRGGMGSVFRAIRADDQYRKQVAIKVLRHGLESEFALARIRYERQILSNLEHPNIARMIDGGESGGLPYIVLEFVEGESLTTYCENHRLTVPQRLELFQQVCEAVQYAHQHLVVHRDLKPSNILVTADGRVKLLDFGIAKLEDPEWHPEAAAQTATGMRMMTPEYASPEQVRGEPVSAATDVYSLGAVLFELMTGAKAQSITTTDPLSVARVVCQREIPKPSTAAVPAHRKALRGDLDNIILKAMQKEPSRRFASVEQFSSDIGRHLAGLPVRARPDTPAYRLSKFVRRNVWGVAAGMTVIASLAGGIAVSLHQARRAERRFEQVRSLANSFLFEFHDRIANLPGSTEARQLVVDKALTYLSSLAAESGGDRSLQLELASAYLKVGDVQGDPSASNLGQREAAMVSYGRALEIARTLVRERRDAESLRTLAWAHVKNGSGRRSDNLPEAISLLRTAVQLSGELAKLAGRPDDELMLESHRVLGDAYTQQLDWEAARTEFRASLESAERLAALNQTGELNARAEEAVLRCQQRVSKAEAMRGDLEGAMAGFRRAVALGREMLQKYPNRASIQRNLILNYVECGRFLGNPRVPNLGRPEEAMVYYEQAGQFARAMRAYDPKDEFALRSEIAYLLSTGDTLGPIDPVRSLARLRQALAANAELADKLSRQSFDLQIGMSMVLALERLGQYKEALEMQDQVTAKRVATEAESKSREDFEENTVEDALRRAHVLYSAKQFEAACQLTRSQVQPAAAFGTRYANDLSLVWMHADAYLLLARCQQQLAKDPGAPPARRTALRASAQEAASQCRAVWDHWSSRHPRNAFVDRNRQAAVQLEQELASLR; this comes from the coding sequence ATGACGCCCGATCGCTGGCAGCGATTGGAGTCGTTATTCGAAGCCGCGCTGGCACTCGAACCGGAACAGCGTCCCGCCTTCCTGGCACACGAATGCGCCGAAGATCAGGAGTTGCGCGTCGAAATCGAGCGCATGCTCGCCGCCGATGCCGATGACGGGCGCGATCTGCGCCAGGTGGTCGACTCGGAAGCGTTGCGGACCGTGGCCGAGGCAGGCAATGAACCCGCGGACGGGCGCCGCATCGGCCCGTGGCTGATTACGGGTGTGCTGGGTCGAGGCGGCATGGGTTCAGTCTTCCGCGCTATCCGCGCCGATGACCAGTACAGGAAACAGGTGGCGATTAAGGTGCTGCGCCACGGCCTGGAGAGCGAGTTCGCGCTGGCCCGCATCCGCTACGAACGCCAGATTCTCAGCAATCTCGAGCATCCCAATATCGCCCGCATGATCGACGGCGGAGAATCCGGCGGCCTGCCCTACATCGTGCTGGAGTTCGTCGAGGGTGAATCGCTCACCACCTACTGCGAGAATCACAGACTGACCGTGCCCCAGCGGCTGGAGCTCTTCCAACAGGTGTGCGAAGCCGTCCAATATGCCCATCAGCATCTGGTCGTGCATCGTGATTTGAAGCCTTCCAACATCCTGGTGACAGCAGACGGCCGGGTGAAGCTGCTCGACTTCGGCATCGCCAAGCTGGAAGACCCCGAGTGGCATCCCGAGGCCGCGGCCCAGACCGCTACCGGCATGCGCATGATGACGCCCGAGTATGCGAGCCCTGAGCAGGTGCGCGGCGAACCCGTCTCGGCGGCCACCGATGTGTACTCGCTGGGTGCGGTACTGTTCGAACTGATGACCGGTGCCAAGGCGCAGAGCATCACGACCACCGACCCGCTGTCCGTCGCCCGGGTCGTGTGCCAGCGCGAGATCCCGAAACCCAGCACGGCCGCCGTGCCGGCCCATCGCAAGGCACTGCGGGGCGACCTGGACAACATCATCCTCAAGGCGATGCAGAAGGAGCCGTCGCGCCGCTTCGCCTCAGTGGAGCAGTTCTCGTCCGACATCGGCCGCCACCTGGCCGGACTGCCTGTGCGGGCCCGCCCCGACACGCCGGCCTACCGCCTCTCGAAGTTTGTCCGGCGCAATGTGTGGGGCGTGGCCGCCGGTATGACCGTCATCGCGAGCCTCGCAGGTGGCATAGCCGTCAGCCTGCATCAGGCGCGCCGCGCCGAGCGCCGGTTCGAGCAGGTCCGCAGCCTCGCCAACTCATTCCTGTTCGAGTTTCACGACAGGATCGCGAATTTGCCGGGTTCGACCGAGGCGCGGCAACTGGTGGTCGACAAGGCGCTGACCTACCTCAGCAGCCTGGCCGCCGAATCGGGCGGCGACCGGTCGCTGCAACTGGAACTCGCGTCTGCATATTTGAAAGTGGGGGACGTGCAGGGCGATCCTTCCGCCTCCAACCTGGGCCAGCGCGAGGCGGCCATGGTGAGCTATGGCCGCGCACTGGAGATTGCCCGCACCCTGGTGCGGGAGCGCCGGGACGCTGAGTCGCTGCGCACCCTGGCGTGGGCGCATGTCAAAAACGGCTCCGGCCGGCGGTCGGACAATCTGCCGGAAGCTATCTCGCTGCTGCGCACCGCGGTGCAGCTCTCCGGCGAACTCGCGAAGCTGGCCGGCCGCCCGGACGACGAGCTGATGCTGGAGAGCCATCGTGTCCTGGGCGACGCCTACACCCAGCAACTCGACTGGGAGGCGGCCCGCACTGAGTTCCGCGCTAGCCTGGAGAGCGCTGAACGGTTGGCGGCCTTGAACCAGACCGGCGAGCTGAATGCCCGGGCGGAAGAGGCAGTGCTGCGCTGCCAGCAGCGCGTCTCCAAGGCCGAAGCCATGCGCGGCGACCTGGAAGGCGCCATGGCCGGCTTCCGGCGCGCCGTCGCGCTGGGTCGCGAGATGCTGCAGAAGTACCCCAACCGCGCCTCCATCCAACGCAACCTGATCCTCAACTATGTCGAGTGCGGCCGGTTCCTCGGCAATCCGCGCGTACCGAACCTGGGCCGTCCGGAAGAGGCCATGGTCTACTACGAACAGGCTGGCCAGTTTGCCCGCGCAATGCGCGCCTACGACCCTAAGGACGAGTTCGCCCTGCGGTCCGAGATCGCTTACCTGCTCTCGACCGGCGACACCCTGGGGCCCATCGATCCGGTCCGCTCCCTGGCCCGGCTGCGCCAGGCGCTGGCCGCCAACGCCGAGTTGGCCGACAAGCTGTCGCGCCAGTCCTTTGACCTGCAAATCGGCATGTCGATGGTTCTCGCCTTAGAACGGCTGGGGCAGTATAAGGAAGCATTGGAGATGCAGGACCAGGTCACCGCCAAACGCGTTGCGACCGAGGCGGAATCCAAATCGCGCGAGGACTTCGAAGAGAACACCGTGGAAGATGCGTTGCGGCGCGCCCACGTGCTGTACTCCGCCAAACAGTTCGAGGCGGCCTGCCAACTGACACGATCACAGGTGCAGCCCGCCGCCGCCTTCGGCACGCGCTACGCCAATGACCTCAGCCTGGTCTGGATGCACGCCGATGCCTACCTGCTGCTGGCCCGCTGCCAGCAGCAACTGGCGAAAGACCCTGGCGCGCCGCCCGCTCGCCGTACCGCGCTGCGGGCCTCGGCCCAGGAAGCCGCCAGCCAGTGCCGGGCGGTTTGGGACCACTGGAGCAGCCGCCACCCCAGGAACGCGTTCGTCGACCGCAACCGGCAGGCCGCGGTCCAACTCGAGCAGGAATTGGCGTCGCTCCGGTAA
- a CDS encoding sigma-70 family RNA polymerase sigma factor translates to MPDVTRLLREWKDGREEAAEELAPLVYQELRRLAGAYMRRERPGHTLQPTALVHEAYMKLVKESVPDYESRAHFTAVAAQHMRQVLVDHARRHRADKRGGGVQPVALEDATIFQPERSGDLLALDDALSEMATVDPRKARVVELYFFGGMTREEIASVLGIHVNTVARDLRMAQAWLKARLMQ, encoded by the coding sequence ATGCCGGATGTGACGCGCTTGCTGCGGGAGTGGAAGGACGGACGCGAGGAAGCGGCCGAGGAACTGGCTCCGCTGGTCTATCAGGAACTCCGCCGCCTGGCCGGCGCGTACATGCGGCGCGAACGGCCCGGGCACACGCTGCAGCCCACCGCGCTGGTGCACGAGGCCTACATGAAGCTCGTGAAGGAGTCCGTTCCGGACTACGAGAGCCGCGCCCATTTCACCGCCGTGGCCGCCCAGCATATGCGCCAGGTGCTGGTGGACCATGCGCGGCGCCACCGCGCGGACAAGCGGGGTGGCGGCGTTCAACCGGTAGCCCTGGAGGATGCGACCATCTTCCAACCCGAGCGGTCGGGCGACCTTCTCGCCCTGGATGACGCATTATCGGAAATGGCCACTGTGGACCCGCGCAAGGCCCGGGTCGTGGAGTTGTATTTCTTCGGCGGCATGACCCGCGAAGAGATCGCCTCGGTCCTGGGGATCCATGTCAACACCGTGGCGCGGGACCTCCGCATGGCGCAGGCCTGGCTGAAGGCGAGACTCATGCAATGA
- a CDS encoding glycosyltransferase family 4 protein has translation MKVMIDATALLLRSAGVKSVLYHWILAMRELAGGKSIRVYPPMPEIGGLDHQQSVTSQWATIRGISMAVLNQRLGLPFPALAAHGMDVFHCSNQVRTPPRRMKLTATIHDLTCWKMPELHTAANVTADKRYAERVLCRADGLIAVSEHTRKDAIEILGIHPDKIVAIPNGISESYFDVSGPPVRSKPYVLTVGTIEPRKNIDGLLDAWALMREDLRHAYDLLIVGPAGWASEKTVARLQSVPEGIRWLGYVAEDDLPKLTRGASLLAYPSLYEGFGLPLAQAMAAGVPCVTSNVSSMPEVTGEAARLVDPRSPSEIRDAITALLENPEERVRRGQAGRQRALERYRWSRIAARSLDFFQDVITG, from the coding sequence ATGAAGGTGATGATCGACGCCACGGCCCTGCTGCTGCGCAGCGCGGGCGTGAAGAGCGTGCTGTACCACTGGATTCTCGCCATGCGGGAACTCGCCGGCGGAAAGTCGATCCGCGTCTATCCGCCCATGCCCGAGATCGGTGGCCTCGATCACCAGCAGAGCGTCACCTCGCAGTGGGCCACCATCCGAGGCATTTCCATGGCCGTGCTGAACCAGCGCCTCGGGCTGCCTTTCCCTGCCCTGGCGGCGCACGGGATGGATGTGTTCCACTGCTCCAACCAGGTGCGGACCCCGCCGCGCCGCATGAAGCTCACGGCCACCATCCACGACCTCACCTGCTGGAAGATGCCGGAACTGCACACCGCCGCAAACGTGACCGCCGACAAGCGCTACGCCGAGCGCGTCCTGTGCCGCGCCGACGGCCTCATCGCCGTCAGTGAACATACGCGCAAGGATGCCATCGAGATCCTGGGCATCCACCCCGACAAAATCGTCGCCATCCCGAATGGCATCAGCGAAAGTTACTTCGACGTCTCCGGCCCGCCAGTCCGCTCCAAGCCTTATGTCCTCACGGTGGGCACCATCGAGCCGCGCAAGAACATCGACGGCCTGCTGGACGCCTGGGCCTTGATGCGCGAGGATCTGCGCCACGCCTACGATCTCCTGATCGTCGGGCCTGCCGGCTGGGCATCAGAGAAGACCGTGGCGCGGCTGCAATCAGTACCGGAGGGCATCCGCTGGCTGGGCTATGTCGCTGAGGACGACCTGCCGAAACTGACCCGCGGCGCCTCACTGCTGGCGTACCCGTCCCTCTACGAAGGCTTCGGTTTGCCGCTCGCACAGGCCATGGCGGCCGGTGTCCCCTGTGTGACGTCGAATGTCAGCTCGATGCCGGAAGTCACGGGTGAAGCGGCCCGCCTGGTGGACCCGAGGAGCCCGTCCGAGATCCGCGACGCCATCACCGCTTTACTGGAGAACCCGGAAGAACGCGTGCGGCGCGGTCAGGCCGGCCGTCAGCGCGCCTTGGAACGCTACCGCTGGTCGCGCATTGCGGCCCGCAGCCTGGACTTCTTCCAGGACGTAATTACCGGTTGA
- a CDS encoding ArnT family glycosyltransferase: protein MESRNRYLVAFVLLVAAAIYIPTLLAPPHLMDDVDAVQAQIARNMLDSGDWVSARLDGVLYLEKSPLKYWMMACSYAIFGVHDWAARIPVVLSILALAALIFYMGRWAFSELAGFYAALAFSTCIGLFLFTRILIPDIILTGTIALALWGLLRALDENEQHPRLWAAIMAVAMGVGLLLKGLIALVFPVAAGLCYLLFSGLFFQWKTWQRLRPFSGTLLILLVAAPWHILATLANPPYFDFSMTSGPGNYRGFFWFYFFNEHILRFLNRRWPRDYNTVPRYLFWLFHLLWFFPWSIYLPRLVKFNYRGAGRAERLRLLCLCWIGFILIFFTFSTTQEYYSMPTYPAFALLIGCAMAERNNYARHATKVLAVVSGLAFAAIGFILVNVWNLPTPGDISQALTQNPDMYTLSLGHMGDLTLKSFAYLKLPLVMAGLAFLCGTVVTLRYRERMTHYGLALMMVLFLNAARVAMKTFDPYLSSQPIAARLTASQPGLVIFGDQYYNFSSVFFYANLKQALLLNGRYNNLEYGSYAPGAPNVFVDDAQLRAYWHAPQRAYLILEGPKLPAIESLLGKQDLHLVLESGGKYLFVNQQP, encoded by the coding sequence ATGGAAAGTCGAAACCGCTACCTAGTCGCGTTTGTCCTGCTGGTGGCGGCGGCCATCTATATCCCGACCCTGCTCGCTCCGCCGCATCTGATGGACGATGTGGATGCCGTGCAGGCGCAGATCGCGCGCAACATGCTGGACTCGGGCGACTGGGTCTCGGCGCGGCTCGATGGCGTTCTCTATCTGGAGAAGTCGCCGCTCAAGTACTGGATGATGGCGTGCTCCTACGCGATCTTCGGCGTACACGATTGGGCGGCGCGCATTCCCGTCGTGCTCTCGATCCTGGCCCTGGCCGCGCTGATCTTCTACATGGGCCGCTGGGCGTTTTCGGAACTGGCGGGCTTCTACGCGGCCCTGGCCTTTTCCACCTGCATCGGGCTATTCCTCTTCACGCGGATCCTCATTCCCGACATCATCCTCACTGGAACCATCGCCCTGGCCCTGTGGGGCTTGCTGCGGGCTCTCGACGAAAACGAGCAGCACCCGCGCCTGTGGGCGGCCATCATGGCCGTGGCCATGGGGGTCGGCCTGCTCCTGAAGGGACTGATCGCGCTGGTCTTCCCGGTGGCTGCGGGTCTCTGCTACCTGCTGTTCTCGGGTCTCTTCTTTCAATGGAAGACGTGGCAGCGGCTGCGGCCCTTCTCCGGCACGCTGCTGATCCTGCTGGTGGCCGCTCCCTGGCACATCCTGGCCACGCTGGCCAATCCTCCCTACTTCGACTTCTCCATGACCTCGGGTCCGGGCAATTACCGTGGCTTCTTCTGGTTCTACTTCTTCAACGAACACATTCTGCGCTTCCTGAACCGCCGCTGGCCGCGCGACTACAATACCGTGCCGCGCTACCTGTTCTGGCTGTTCCATCTGTTGTGGTTCTTCCCGTGGTCCATCTACCTGCCGAGGCTCGTGAAGTTCAACTACCGCGGCGCGGGCCGGGCGGAGCGGCTGCGGCTGCTGTGCCTGTGCTGGATCGGCTTCATCCTGATCTTCTTCACGTTCTCGACGACGCAGGAATACTACTCGATGCCGACCTACCCGGCCTTTGCGCTGCTCATCGGCTGCGCCATGGCGGAGCGCAACAACTACGCGCGTCATGCCACCAAGGTGCTGGCCGTGGTTTCGGGCCTGGCGTTTGCGGCTATCGGCTTCATCCTGGTCAATGTCTGGAATCTGCCCACGCCGGGTGATATCTCGCAGGCGTTGACGCAGAATCCCGACATGTATACGCTCTCGCTGGGGCACATGGGCGACCTCACCTTGAAGTCGTTCGCTTACCTCAAGCTGCCCCTGGTCATGGCCGGTCTCGCCTTCCTTTGCGGAACCGTTGTCACGCTGCGCTACCGGGAGCGGATGACGCACTACGGGCTGGCTCTGATGATGGTCCTGTTCCTCAACGCCGCGCGAGTGGCGATGAAGACCTTCGACCCTTACCTCAGCTCCCAGCCGATTGCGGCGCGCCTGACGGCGTCGCAGCCGGGGCTCGTTATTTTCGGTGATCAGTATTACAATTTCAGCTCGGTCTTCTTTTACGCCAACTTAAAACAAGCTCTGCTGCTCAACGGCCGGTACAATAACCTGGAGTACGGCTCTTATGCGCCCGGCGCACCGAACGTCTTTGTCGATGACGCGCAGCTACGTGCCTACTGGCACGCTCCGCAGCGCGCCTACCTGATCCTGGAAGGGCCCAAGCTGCCTGCGATTGAATCGCTGCTCGGCAAACAAGACCTCCATCTCGTTCTGGAAAGCGGAGGCAAGTACCTGTTCGTGAACCAGCAACCATGA